The sequence below is a genomic window from Nitrospiria bacterium.
ATGGGGAACCATTTCCGAAACGATGACTTGAGAAATGGCCAATCCCTCCACTGTTTTGCCCAGCATTTCTTTGGCCTCCTTCTTTGCAGTGGCCAAATTAACATCCACTTTTACCAAACCCAGTTTGAAACGGGACCCGATCGCCTCATGGGCTTTGACCACCAGCTTCCCTTTTTTTAACCAGTCGTTGGCTTCAGCCAACTGCTCCAACTGGTCCACCGAAGTAATCACTGCATAGTTCGGGACGGACATTCCCCACTTTCTTAAAAGGCCCATTCCGGGGCCTTCTAACACCTTAGCCATAAAAACCTCCCCTTTGTTAATTCAACCTAAAAATTTGATTCAAATAAAAGGATTTTACATCTCTCCCAGAAAATAAAAACCTTAAATTAACAATTAAATCAATGAGTTATCATAACATCTCTTTTGGGGACAAAACAGCCGAAAAGAACAACTAAGGTAGCAAGGGGACCCGACTTTTGTCAAGAAATTTCTGGTTGGTTTTCTTAAAGAAACCGGGTAGAAAGGGCTCTTCTCTGATTCATCAGGCTACACATTAAAGGTTAATAAAAAATGTTGGAGGTTTGAGGCGTTAGGCCTGAAAAAACAAAAAAAACGTGAGGGGTGAAGGGTCAGGAGTTAGGGGGAGAGAAAACTTCTACCCCCCTTAATCCCTCCTAACAAAGGAGGAAAATCAAAGCAACACTCGGAATCAGTAAAAAGATAGATTACTTTTTCGGTTGCTCGACTTTAATAATGGAAATCAGTGTTTTCCAGATTTTGAGAACTTTGGTATTGGTATGATCCCGCTGCTCTACCCCCTGGGGAGGCCCCATAATGTTGATCACCACTCCATCCGAGGTGGTAATGGCATAGGTATGAGTGGACTCGGCTAAATACCCTTTCTTCCCTGTTGATGTTTCATAGTAACCCACAATTTTTTCAGCCGTGTCATCAGAAAAATATTGGTTCTGAAACCAATGAGCCCCGCTGTTTTTATCTTTTAAATCATCTTTTCGGTTGAGTGTCCACCCCGGATAGATGGGCGCACCTAAAATCGTTTCTTGACCGGAACCACCCTCGGAAAATCCTAAATTGGGTTGAAAAACAAGTAAACACACTCCCCCTAATAAAATTCCAAGCACTGATAATACTTTTTTGGCCATTATTTTTCCTCTCTATGTGGGTTGGCAAAATAAAAGGCTGTTTTTAAGAGACCTGGGCTCCATTTAAAAGTACCAGAATCTACCAAACGCGCAACTGGGGGGGGATTTAGGTTTTTTAGGGGTTTAGGGGGAGAAAAAAAGCCTGTGCAGAAGGCCTGTTTCAATGGCACCGGCACCTTTCAGGGAGATCAAAAAGGAAAATTGGTCTTTCTCAGGAAGGTCCTGAAAGGCAAAGGCCACAGCCCAGCATTGGCTCTCGTATTGAACCCCGTAAACCATTTCGGTTTTGGCGTGGCGGTTTAAATCATAATAAGCCCGATTGGCAAATGTAAATCCAAGGGGAAGTTTTAATGTGGTGGAAAGTGTAAAAAAATGAACTTCGGGGACTGAGATCCGCTGATTGATTGCAGAAGGATTAAACAGATCCCCCCGCTGGGGAAGTACGGTGGTTTGGGTAAACCGATGACCGAAGGAGGCATTCCACCAACTCATGAGTGTAAAATTTAAATCGGAATTCACAGAACTCCACCGTCCTTTTTCCAAATCCAAAAAGCTATCCACTTCCAAACCCACGGGCCAGGGGGTTGCAACCCACATTTCCCCCCGAAGGTCCGAAAAAGGGCGCTGAACGGGGGCCCCGTTTAAAACCGGGACCGGGGGAATTTTGATGTTGTAACTCTGCGTGAATTTCAAAGAAAGAAATTCTAAACGCTTTACCTTTGGGGTTTGATCATCCGTTTGGTAAAAAGCTAAAAACCGCTGAAGAATCGAATAGGTCACCCGGTGTTGGGGATCCACTACATCGAGCTCATCAAAAAAGGGGGGAGGCGATTTCTCATCCTCTTCCACATATTCGTAAAGGACGGAGGGTTCTATTTGATGACGAATGCTATTTAAAGTAGACCCCTCCTTCATCATAAAGGTCCGGGCCAATTTGGTATCGGCACGGAGGCTGGTCCAATAGATTTCGCGATGTGTATTTTCCCTTGAGGCTTGTTCCCTGGAATATAGGGTCTCCCGAAACCCTATGGCAGGGACCATCACCAAACCCCGCAAGGGTTCAAAATGCAGGAAAATTTTTGGGGCTAAATCCAGCCTACGGGCTTTGATCCCTTCTTCCCGCCAAAATTGATCCCCACTGGTCTCAACACTTGCAAATAGGGGGAGAGATCCTAGCCGAAAGGGAATCAATGAGTAGCCTACTTTTGGAAGGGTTTGAAGTGTCTGGTCACTGCCGGAGGTTAAATCCTGGGTATAACGGCCCAATAAAAAGGCAAAATGGTTTTCTTTTCCATAAATCAAGGAAACGTTGGATTCAAGACTTCGTTGGGACCGCTCCTCAGTAAACTCACTTAAATCCCGGAAATAAGAATCATCGTTTACATATTTTCCATCAACCCTCCCCTTAAAATGCGGGGTAAACTCCTGTAGGTGATGGTAGCTCATATCCAGGCGATCCTCGTTGATGTCCGTGTCATGAAACAAAAAGGTATTGAGGCTCCCCTGAGAGGTCCGACTCAGTTTATACCGGTACTCCAATCCACCCCCAACGCCACGATCGCTCCTGGTATCCAAAGTCAGTGTCGCATCCATGTGGGGGTTGAGGGCCCAAAATAAGGCCTGGCTATATTTAAATCCCTCCGTGGAGCTGTAACCAAAATGAGGAATTAAAAGTCCCGTCTGCCGCTCTCTTTTCGCGGGGTACACAAACCAGGGCACATAGAAAACGGGAACTTTTTTGACATAAAAAGTAACATCTTTGGCCACCAGATACCCCTCTAACTGGACCCTCATATTTTGCACACGAAATCGCCAATCAGGGGTTCCCTCCTCTTCTTCGCATTCACAGGTGGTAAACCAGCCTCTCTCCAAGGCATATCGATCCTCTGAAAGCTTTTCCAGTATTTCCCCTTGAATGCGGTAACCGCCCGGTTGAAGAACCAATCGGCTGTTGTAAAAACGGCCCTGCCGCGTTTTAATATTTAGCTCTCCTTCCTCCCCTTCAAGGGAATTCTCCCCATCAAGGAAGAAAAAATCTCCGGAGATGTGTGCATCCCCTGTTTTGTTCTCCAAAATAATCCGGTTGGCATTGAGTTGCAGATCTCCCTGGAGAATCTTCACCGAACCTTCTGCCTCATACCGGTCTTTTTCTTTTTGATATTCCAAACGGTCTGCTTGAATTTCAACGGGAATTTCTAATTTCGGCACTAGTTCAATTTCGGAAATTTCTTGTGCCTGGGCAGGATAATAAAACAATAAAAGAAACAGGCCAATCAAACTGGAGAAAAATTGGGATGGAGTTGCAGGTGGGTTCCCGCTCCTCATCTCACCCTTTAAGCAGGGAGGGGACCTTTCCCTCCAGGTGGGCTTTTACTTCTCCAACCGTGTAAAGAGAACCTGTGACACAAATTAGATCTTGAGGGAACGCATGGGACCGGGCCAAACCCATTGCGTCTGAAACCCTTTGAATACAATGGTAAGGAACATGGTAGGACTCAACGGCAACTTCCAGTTGAGAAACAGAAGCGGCCCTTTCATAATCAGGGCGGGTCAATATCACTTCGTCTGCTAAAGGAATGATTTCATTAAAAAACCCGGGAAAATCTTTATCCTTAAGCATTCCGATGACCAGAATCACCCGTTGTCGCCCTATGCGTATTTCCCTAAGAGCACGGGAAAGCACGAAAGCAGCGGCGGGATTATGTGCACCATCTAGAATGATGAGAGGGTCCTCTTCTACTATTTGAAGCCTTCCCTCCCATTTAACCTGCTTCAACCCCAAAAGGACTTTTTCGGTTTCTAGATGATAACCTTTTTGCGAAAGGATTTCTAAAACCGCTAGAGCAGTTGCGGCGTTCTGGACTTGATGGGCCCCTTTGAGAGAACAAGACAAATCATCCAAAGAAAATACAGGGCCACGATAGGAAAAACACCCCGGATCTTCCCCCCTTACCTGAACAGTTTCATTCACACAGGTCAAGGGCGCTTTTTCTTCCAACGCTCGGGAACGGATCACCCCCAGGGGCCCTTCTTTGGTCTCGGAGGTCACCACGGGCACCATGGGTTTGATAATTCCCGCTTTTTCAAAGGCAATCTGCTCCAGCTGATATCCCAGGTGTTGACAGTGGTCCCGGTCTATTTGTGTAATGACCGACACTTCTGGAATCAGTAAATTGGTGGCATCAAAACGGCCTCCCATCCCCACCTCCACCACAGCCATCTCTACCCCTTCCCGCGCAAAGTGAAGAAAAGCCATTGCGGTCGTAAATTCAAAAAAAGTGGGAAGAACAGGGTTTTGTTGATTTGAAATGTGAGGAGGATGTTGGGAAAGGACATTTTGAATTTCATGGGTAAGCAGAACCAAATCCTCATCCTGAATGAGATTATGATTCACTCGAATCCGCTCGTTAAAATCAACCAGGTGGGGGGAGGTATACAATCCCACCCGAATCCCTTGCGCCTGGAGAATAGAAGACAAAATAGCCGCAGTAGACCCCTTTCCGTTGGTTCCTGCAATATGGATAGAGGGAAAACAACGATGAGGATTGCCGAGAAATTCCATCAAGCGGGTCATATTTTCCAAACCCACTTTCATCCCCCGCCATTGAAGACTAAAAAGAAAATCGATGGTGTCTTTAATTCCCATAATCAAAAAAACTCGATAAGCTTCGCCAAAACATCTTTGAGGCGTTTTCGCTCGACGATCATATCCAGCATTCCGTGCTCCAGAAGAAACTCCGCCCTTTGGAACCCCGCCGGAAGCTGTTGTTTAATCGTCTGTTCAATCACGCGGGGCCCGGCGAAACCGATGAGCGCTTTCGGTTCGGCAATAATCACATCACCCAACATGGCCACACTGGCGGTAACGCCCCCAAAAGTGGGATCAGTTAAAACAGGAATAAAGAGGACCCGATTTTCATGTAAACGGGCAATGGCCGCACTGGTTTTGGCCATCTGCATTAGGGACAGGGTTCCTTCCTGCATACGGGCCCCCCCTGACGCGGTAACCAAAATAAAGGGACGCCGGGTCAGAACAGCCCGTTCCGCGGCTCGGACAATTTTCTCCCCCACAACGGACCCCATGCTCCCGCCCATAAATGCAAAATTAAACAATCCAAAAATAACAGAGTGCCCTTTAATTCCCCCCTCTCCCACCACAATGGCTTCTTGGGTCCCGCTTTTTTCCCGGTGAACCTTCAACCGGTCCTTATATTTTTGGGTATCCCGAAAATCCAATACATCCACGGGATAAATTTCCTGATCCCATTCCTTGAAGCTCCCCTCATCCAGCATGAGGGCGATCCGCTCCCCAACGGAAATGGGGAAATGGTAATCGCATTTTGGACAGACCTTTTCATTCTTTTCCACTTCTTTTCGATAAACGATTTCACGGCAGTTGTTGCACTTCACCCAAAGGCCCTCCGGAATTTTTCCTTTTTTCCGTTCAGGGCTGGGCTCATCAGAGGAACCTTTTCGAAACCATGCCATGACTATTGCTCTCCCTTTAATAGGGGAATGATTAAAACGAAAATCATGAGATGACGGATATGGTTTTTTAAAATGGTAACAAGAATACCATAATTTAACATTTTAATAAATTTCATTCAAGACCGGAAGGCTTTATTTTTAAAGAATTTTTCTCTTATGGAGATTATTGAATCCTCAACACATAGGAACCAAAGCGGCCTGCGGAAGCAGGAACGGAGGGAGAACGGGTAATGCGGACATAATGGACCCCCGTTTGGGTCGCCATGAAAATTCGGCTGGAAGATAGGGTTGTTTGATCGTTTGGAGGACAGCTTAATCCGCAATCAAACGTGTAGGTCTGGCCGTTCAAATTATCACTGAAAGCAATAAAAGAAGGGACGGAATCACAGCAATAGATTTCCATAAAGGTATCCGCGCCATTGGTGAGGTTTTCGGTTTGAACCGTATAAAACTGATTACCCACTGCATCAAATCCCACCACATCAACATCATTTCCAAAAGTGGATAAATAAAAGGTGTGGAATTCTGTTGATCCTGTGATTTTCCGATTAGGATTAAAATTGTCGTCATTGAGTTCAAATATATCTTCAAAAAAATCAATTTTTCGATCCCCAAAAATCGATGTCATTCCTACTAATTCATTATGGCCGCGATCAAACCAACCCTCCCAAAAGGTTCCCAGCTTGGCCGGGGACTTGTTAGGAAGGGATTGCGTAAACACATCCCAGATAGGAGAACCCCCCAAGGTCAAGGTATCAAAAGCTTCTGGCTGAGATCCCGTGATGGAAACATCCATTGGGTCATCAAAAATATCCCATAGAACCGCTGCAACCGCAATTTCATTGGAAGAAAAAAGGGCAAGAGAAGAAAGGGATGGACCCTCAATTTCAAAAAATGTAGAACCTCCGTTATCTCCTCCTTTCGTATCAATTTGACTGGATTTTTTTTGAACAGCGCTGGAGAGAAAATGGGCAAATCCCTCCGACCAAGCCAAACGGGTATCCTGGGTTGAATCGCGGAGGGTGTGGGGACCTCCGGGGGAATCATCCCTGGATAATTTCTCGGATAGAAAATGAGCATACTCATGGATAATGATATCATCGTCATATTCATCGGTATCAGTTGCTTCTCCAAGAAGGAAGATGGAATCAAGAGCGGAATTGAAACAGGTACCATCCGTGGTACCTGTTTCCCAATAGGCTTTTAAGAGGGGTGGAGCGGTTCCATCAAGGTTTCGAACCCATTCAGAAGCCTCAGTGAGAACATCCAGAATATTAAAAGGACCGCCCCCACCGCTTGCCACCGTGGCATGAATATTGACAGATGAAGGGACTGAATTTTCGTCAAAGGAGGTTGAAGTCACTGCATAGAGGGCATTTTGTGTCCGATTATCTCTCACTTCCAAATTAACGTTCTGGCCGCTGTCCGTCTTGGATAGAACACGAACATAGACCCCCGTGGCTCCATCGTTTGAAAAGGAAATGGAATAAACCCCACCGCCATCACTGGCCCCGGTGGCTAATACCGCCCCATCGTTTACCCGTATAACCTGCACCTGGCCAAACCGAATCGGATTCGAGGTCCGATTACCGGTAAACCCAGCGGAATTATATTCCCGGTCTTCGTAGGTTACATTTCCGGTAACCATTGCTGAAACCCCTTGGGCATTGGCAACCTGAACCCCTTTTTGGGATTTCAAGAAATCCCGTCCACGTTCAACCCAACGCTTAAGCAAACCCACAGTGTTCCCAAAGGCCTTGGGACCTTCCTGGGCAATTAAAATGGCTTGGGAAGACGCGGAGGCCGAGCAACCTAAAACAGAATTGCCAGAGACCGTACTGGAAGAACCCCCATCGCCACACCCTTGGACGAGGATTAAAAAACATAATGAAATTCCGAAAACTTTATTGAAAATCATAATTATGTTAAGAGGTCATGTTGAATAGGTGAATTTAAGTATATGGAAGGAAATTAATCTTAAATTAGAGGGACCCACTATTGACCGGTGGAATTTCGTGTCGCCAAAACCGCCCATGGTAATCCCCCGCTTCAATATAGGAAAGCAAGTCGGGTTGGTCATCACCAATCGGTTCATTAAATTCAATTCCCATGGCATAGGATTGGCTAATGGGCTTGACCCAACGAACCCTACCCTCCAACCATTCCGTTTTTTTGAACCATCCATCGGAGGCAAAATAAATCCGCATATTAATATCCGCTTCAATCTGAAAAGGCTTTTTACTCATAAATCCCAATCCCCCTCTTCCGATGACCCATCCATAAGTCATCACACTTTTATTATCCGATGAACGGGAGATAACGAGACGAAACGGAATTTGGGTTCGGTGAAAGCGCCGGCTTTCCATCCATTTGGTTTCTGTTTCCGTAAGGGACCCTCCCCAATCTTTTGACCCATATCACACGCGGTTATTTCAAAACATAACGCAACAATGGGGATTAGTCAATGAGAAGCCCCCGCCATAACTGGACCCAAAGAGGGGGGGGAAATTCCAAGAAAATTGCAATGCAATAAAGATCCCCGCACCGCAAAACTTCGGGGTATCCAGAGCAAAAACTGAATTTTCAAATCCCCCTTATTCCGCCTTTTCTTAAGGGAGAGAGAAAGGGAGTACCCCTTATTCCAAAGGGAAAAACATTCAAAATCTCCCCATCCCTTGGAATTGAGGCCTCTCCAAACTTTCCCCTCTTTGGAAAAGGCCCGCACCGAACTCCCCCTCTTTTTTAAAGAGGGGCCAGGGGAGATTTTATAATCTCAAATCCCCCTTATTCCCCCTTTTCTAAAGGGGGAGAGAATTGGAGAATCCCCTTTTTCTAAGGGGAGAGAAAGGGAGTACCCCTTATTCCAAAGGGGATACTAAGGGGTCACCCCCTTGAAAACTAGGAAGAATAACAAATATAAACGTTCCAGCTTCAAGGGTGTATTTGGCCAATGAATCGCCAAATTTGAAAACGACCTCGGAGGATCAAACAAGCGTTCGATAAATTTCCTTCAACAGGTCCATGTGAGCCAACTCGTCCTGCGCCAGGTGTTTCAGAAGTTTTTTCAATTCCTCATCTTCTGTTTCTTCATATTCTCTCTGGTAACGAAGATACGCTTGGCGTTCATCTTCATAATCCTGCGCCAACATCTCGTGAACGGATCTCCCTTCCTGATGGGCCGGTTTTTCTGAATTCACATGAACTTCCATATGCAACCCCAATACCTTTTCCAAAACCTGCACATGTTTCCGCTCAATTTCACAGAGTTTCTCCAGCTTGGCCTTGACCACTGGATGGGGGACTTTTTCAGCCTGGAATCGATACTTTTCCAGAGAGTTATATTCATCCTGCAAATCCGCCATTAACTTGGTTAATGTGCGCTCGTTGGGTTTCATGTTCTCAGCCCCAAACCGTTCATCATTGCCTCAAAAAAATATTCTAATTTCCCGATATGTCTACCCCCCCTGGGAGGGCCCCTCGTCGCTCATCTTCCCTCCGATCCTCCTGTCTTCGCTCTTCGAGGCGCTTTTCAACCTCAATTTTTCGAGGAGAACGGTGGACTCTACGATCTTGTCCACTTCGCCGGGTTCTCAATCTTCTCAGTAAATTTTTTCTTCGGGATAAACCCCTGCGATCTCCCCTTCGCCGATCCTGGTTCATATCTCTCCTCTTGTTTCCAAAACGATCTGGTTCTTTCCTTTTTCAAAACACCTCTTCTCAAAGAATTGCTAAAACCCAAAAAACCATTGAAAATAAAATAGAATGGGATAGTAAAGAATTCCAAAAAAGGAGTCAAGCGTAGGGAGTCCCTTTTCCCATTCTCTTTACCTAACACCCCATTCGTGAGGTAAAGGCAAACCAGGGTTTCCACTGAAATCCATTTTATCATAGAGGTGTTCTTTTCAATCATTGTTTAATGATATGAAACTCAGAGAAATTTCATTGACAAACTGACCTATTCACACCATATAATCCATGGGTTCGGAAGAAATCACTTCATTTTCCAAAAGGAGAGGATCAATGAGTCAACAAAATCCAGGAAATCCACCCGATTCGCCAAACGCTCAGGACCCGGTTCAAAAGGCACTTGATCAATTTATTCCCAATTTTCCCATCGGGCCCATTGGGGCAGAAAAAATTCCAATCGAAAAAGCGTTGGGAAGGGTAACCGCAAGGGACATCAAAACCCTGGTCGACTCCCCTCCCTATTCCCGCTCTATCATTGAAGGGTTTGTCGTAAATACTCTGGACATTCAGTCGGCCTCCCCGGAAAACCCTCTTTTCCTTTCTCTCCTTGGAGAAATAACATTGGGAATGTCCAAAATTACCCCCATTACCGCAGGTGGTGCTTACCAGGTCTCCACGGGAAGTTTAATCCCCTCGGGGGATGTCAGCGTCATCCGTTTATTCGAGGTTGAACGATCTGGAAAGCAGATATTAATTAAAAAAGCCCTTCAAAGCGGCGAAAATATTGAAACCAAAGGGTGCGACCTCAAAAAAGGATCCATATTGATTCCAAAAGGAAAAAAAATGACACCCGATGATATTGGAATCCTCGCCAGCCAAGGGATACTTAAGGTTCAAGTAGCCAAAGCCCCTAAAGTCGCTATCTTTTCATCCGGCAATGAAGTCATTCCTCCCACAAAGCCCCTCAAACCCGGCCTCATTTGGGACTGTAATTCCTATTCTCTCGCAGTCAGTGTTCTGAAAGAAGGTGGTATTCCAATTTTTAAAGGGATTATGAAGGATGATTTTAACGGTTTTTTAAAACGCTTAAACAACACCCTCGCCCAGGCCCATATGGTTCTTATTTCGGGAGGAACGGCCGTTGGGGGACGGGATTTTATCAAAGACCTCATCAACGCCGCCGGAAAGCCGGGAACATTGGTAGATGGGGTTCCCATGCGTTCGGGTAAACCCCTTATTATGGGTGTTATTGGAAAAAAACCCATTGTCTGTGTGGCAGGTCATCCGCCAGAAGCCTTACGGGGATTTTCATTATTTGGTGCCCCCGCTTTAGAACGCCTTTTAGGAAAAACCGCGCCCTAGAAAGACCGAGTGAACGGGTTATTTAAAGGGTGAACCCTTAACAATTTTTCCCATAATGACCCGTCGCTTTGCTCCCGTGACGCTCGGGAGATTATTAGGTATGCCTTCATGGGTGAGAAAAGCCAAAAAGGCAAACGCCATGGCTTCAACCGCACGGCTGTGGAACCCATAATCTTCATAGGTCTGAACGGGAAGAGGGGAAAAAATCTTTCTCAGATATAACATGAAAGTTCGGTTCATGACACCGCCCCCTCCCACGATAACCTCTTGAAGACCTCGGCCCTTTTGGGGCAACCATTGTAAACAGGAAGCGATTCCATATACGGAAAAAACCGTTAAGGTGGCTAATATATCCGAGTGGGATAGATGAAGGGTCTTTGCTTTTTGAATGAGCTTTTCAAGATATGGGAGACCAAAGGTTTCACGGCCACAACTCTTTGGAGGACGTTGCCGGAGAAAAGGGTGGCGGGTTAGCCATCCCAATAATTTTGAATTGACCTGACCTTTACGAGCCAGAGTCCCATTTTTGTCCATCCTTTTTTTTCCATGAGAGCAAAAACCGATATATCCATCCAACAACATATTGCCGGGCCCCACATCAAACGCAAGAACATCCTCCTCTTTGGTCCCAGATGGAAGAAAGGTCACATTACTGATACCCCCCACATTGACCACCAGCCGTGTCTTTTTGGAATGGCCTAATAAAGTCTGATGAAAAAGCGGGGCCAAAGGGGCTCCTTCACCCCCCGCTGCCATATCCCGAGGCCTAAAATCCGCCACAGTGGTAATACCGGTCCTCTCCGCAATTACCGAAGGTTCTCCAATTTGAAGGGTGGAGGCAATGGTCCTTTTCCCTTCTGGGATCCCTTTGGAAAGGTGGTGAACGGTTTGCCCGTGGGACCCGATCAGACGAACCTTATTCGGCTCATAACCATTTTTTCTAAGAAGACGAAGGACAGCATCAGAAAATAACTCTCCCAGATAAAAATTAAGATGGCAAATCTCATCGACGGTTCCGCTCAAAGCCGCATGGAGTATCCTTTTTTGAACCCCCACGGGATAAGAAAAAGTTTCAAATCCCAATAAACGGATTTTGGGGTGATGCCCTTTCCCACGAACGTCTACCAAAGCGGAATCGATTCCATCCGCGGAAGTTCCCGACATTAATCCAACAATCTTCATAGAAAACCAATTAGAAAGTTTTTAGGTTTCAATATCCAGGAAACTGGTTTTTCCCACTCCATAAAAATTAAACTTAAAAAACCGTTTCAAACCTCCCCAATGTCCTCTAGCAAACGGAAGCCTACCTCATCAAACAAACCTGGGTCAAGAAATTTGTCGGTTTGACAACATTTTGAAATAAATGTTATTTTCCAGCTTCCATGGCATTTAAAAAATTAAAAAGATGGGGAAAAATCCCTGAAAAAATGAACCGGAGAAAACCACGCTTGTGGGCCTTCAAGCTTGGATTTTTACTGCTCATCACCCTCATGGGTCACTCAACCAGTTGGGGGAATGAACGGGTCCGTGTGGTAACCACCATCCCCATCCTCAAAAACATCGTCCAGGAAATCGGGGGCGAAAACGTTTCGGTCAAAAGTCTTTTAAGAGGGGTAGAAAGCCCCCATACCTATGGTCCAAAACCGAGCGATCTCACCGCCCTTCAGAAAACTCAACTTTTTATTCAAATCGGGGCAGGACTCGAAGGATGGGTAGAGGGATTCATCAAAAACGCACAACACGAAAATTTGCTGACCGTCACCACTTCACAAGGAGTTGCCTTGCTGGAGGATAGTGAACCCCAGCGAGAAAAATCTGACCACACCCACTTTAGAAACCCCCATATTTGGCTGGACCCCCGGAATGTCAAGTTGATGGCAGAACATATTAGCAAAGCGCTGATCCAAGTTGCCCCGGGGAAAAAAAACACATTCATTCAAAACCAACACCTCTTTTTTAAAAAATTAGATGTACTAGAAATGGAGATTCATCACTTGTTCGAGGGTATTCCTAATCGAAAAATCATCAGCTACCACCCTGCTTGGCCCTACTTTGCACACCGGTTTGGAATTACGATATCCGGAGAAATCCAAGGGCAAATTGGAACGGAACCCTCTGCAAAACAGTTGGCCAGTTTGGTCAAAACCATCAAAGAACAGAACATCCGAGTTATCGTCTCGGAACCTCAACTCAACCCTAAAATTCCCCGAACCCTCGCACAGGAAACGGGGGCTCAATTGGTCACCCTAACCGTTCTGCCCGGAGCCATTCCTGGAACAGATGATTACTTTTCAATGATGCGGTATAATGCCGCTACCCTTGCAGAAGCTTTGCGGGAAAAATCATTTTGAGACAGGGTCTCCTCACCCGGGAAAAACTCCTTGGCCTTCAAAAATAAAAACATAATCCACTTTTCCCAGGTCACGGTTGGCTATCAACAATCTTTGGCCTTGGAAGACATTAATCTTGAAATTCCAACCGGAGAATTTTTAGGGATTATTGGTCCCAACGGATCAGGAAAAACCACTTTATTAAAAACCATCCTGGGGCTCATCACCCCGATACAGGGAACCGTTCACATTTTCGACTGCTCATGCGAAAAACTTCGTTGCCACCACAGGGCGAGGATCGGGTACCTTCCCCAAAAAGGATTTGTCAATCCGGACTTTCCCATCACCGTTCGAGAAACGGTCCTGATGGGGCGGTATAGTTCAGTGGGCCTTCTGAAGCATATCCAAAAGAAGGACCATGAAATCGTTCAGGAAGCATTAGAGGCAGTGGGTTTAGTGGATCAATTGAATACCCCTTTGGGCTACCTCTCGGGAGGACAACAACAACGGGTGTTTATTGCTCGAACCCTGGCCCAAAAACCTGAAGTCCTCCTCCTGGATGAGCCTACCACGGGGATTGATGCCCACACCCAGCACAGTTTGATGAGTCTGATCAATAAACTGCATAAGAATTTTGGCCTCACTATCCTCATGGTGACCCATGATATTAACCTCATCAGCC
It includes:
- a CDS encoding metal ABC transporter substrate-binding protein, encoding MNRRKPRLWAFKLGFLLLITLMGHSTSWGNERVRVVTTIPILKNIVQEIGGENVSVKSLLRGVESPHTYGPKPSDLTALQKTQLFIQIGAGLEGWVEGFIKNAQHENLLTVTTSQGVALLEDSEPQREKSDHTHFRNPHIWLDPRNVKLMAEHISKALIQVAPGKKNTFIQNQHLFFKKLDVLEMEIHHLFEGIPNRKIISYHPAWPYFAHRFGITISGEIQGQIGTEPSAKQLASLVKTIKEQNIRVIVSEPQLNPKIPRTLAQETGAQLVTLTVLPGAIPGTDDYFSMMRYNAATLAEALREKSF
- a CDS encoding metal ABC transporter ATP-binding protein; translation: MAFKNKNIIHFSQVTVGYQQSLALEDINLEIPTGEFLGIIGPNGSGKTTLLKTILGLITPIQGTVHIFDCSCEKLRCHHRARIGYLPQKGFVNPDFPITVRETVLMGRYSSVGLLKHIQKKDHEIVQEALEAVGLVDQLNTPLGYLSGGQQQRVFIARTLAQKPEVLLLDEPTTGIDAHTQHSLMSLINKLHKNFGLTILMVTHDINLISPHVDRMAILNHRLFAIGKPREILNQETLSKVYGKEVIIMERPAGSFVIVGDHHHA
- a CDS encoding anhydro-N-acetylmuramic acid kinase; translated protein: MKIVGLMSGTSADGIDSALVDVRGKGHHPKIRLLGFETFSYPVGVQKRILHAALSGTVDEICHLNFYLGELFSDAVLRLLRKNGYEPNKVRLIGSHGQTVHHLSKGIPEGKRTIASTLQIGEPSVIAERTGITTVADFRPRDMAAGGEGAPLAPLFHQTLLGHSKKTRLVVNVGGISNVTFLPSGTKEEDVLAFDVGPGNMLLDGYIGFCSHGKKRMDKNGTLARKGQVNSKLLGWLTRHPFLRQRPPKSCGRETFGLPYLEKLIQKAKTLHLSHSDILATLTVFSVYGIASCLQWLPQKGRGLQEVIVGGGGVMNRTFMLYLRKIFSPLPVQTYEDYGFHSRAVEAMAFAFLAFLTHEGIPNNLPSVTGAKRRVIMGKIVKGSPFK